The proteins below are encoded in one region of Solenopsis invicta isolate M01_SB chromosome 8, UNIL_Sinv_3.0, whole genome shotgun sequence:
- the LOC120358573 gene encoding transcriptional protein SWT1-like produces MTDDKLIEKAKQEVLYEEMDWEPMKDEEIALEVEVVRTQIDRENCMAKTNCISENIAELTQLNEMKSHEKGPLYIVVDTNVFLSNLEIIEEAKDATFKNYPRPFIVIPWTVICELDYFKDNKSKYELSIKARKAISFIHNQFSSKHPRVIGQTRDQAKKNKEDFSIDCPDDEILQCCLQIHQLQKSVILLSYDKNLCTKAMIYNIRVLGRNDPLENIDDVNTRATYRARLRVADRRTAGGARVPQG; encoded by the exons ATGACagatgataaattaatagaaaaggcTAAGCAAGAAGTTTTGTACGAAGAAATGGATTGGGAACCAATGAAAGATGAAGAAATTGCACTAGAG gtGGAAGTTGTCAGAACACAAATTGATAGAGAAAATTGTATGGCTAAAACAAACTGTATATcagaaaatattgcagaattgACACAACTTAATGAAATGAAGTCGCACGAAAAAGGTCCACTTTATATTGTTGTTGATACAAATGTATTTCTATCAAATCTCGAGATTATTGAAGAAGCAAAAGATgcgacatttaaaaattatccacGTCCATTTATCGTAATTCCTTGGACAGTAATATGC gaattagattattttaaagacaACAAATCGAAATATGAATTATCGATTAAAGCTAGAAAAGCGatttctttcatccataatcaaTTTTCTTCTAAACACCCACGTGTAATAGGACAAACACGAGATCAggcaaagaaaaacaaagaagaTTTTTCTATTGATTGTCCAGATGATGAGATTCTCCAATGTTGTTTACAGATTcatcaattacaaaaatcaGTA ATCTTGTTATCTTATGACAAAAATCTATGCACTAAAGCgatgatatataatatacggGTATTGGGACGTAACGATCCTCTTGAAAATATAGATGATGTAAATACGAGAGCGACCTACCGGGCGCGTCTCCGGGTGGCGGATAGGAGAACGGCCGGAGGGGCCCGAGTCCCCCAGGGATAA